The genomic stretch ATCATGAAGATCTATGCACATCTCGAACAGAATGAGGACTGGACGTCGGAGTGGAAGGTGATCAAGCCGGATCACGGGGATCTGGAAGAGTTCTTTACGGAACTTGCGAAGCGTCACGGAACGGACATTACGGCTGACACGTCCGATATCGAAGCACTGGATGTCGGACTTGATTTTGAACAAAACGCGGTGGCGTTCTACCGGGAGCATCTGTCGGACGCGGTCGAGACGCTGGAGCGGGAGTTCATCGAGGAGATGGTCGCCGAGGAGCGGTCACATTATAAAATCCTTGGAGACATGAAGCTGTATCTCACGGATCCCGAGATCTGGTTTCGGGAACAAGAACACGGCGGGCTGGACGGTGCCTGAGTCGTCACGCATCTCTTTACAACGATAATTAAGTGGGGTGGGTATGAACGGTAAGACATATATAATAGCAGCGGCGATCATAGGGCTTTCGATTCTCCTGGCGCATCCAGCGGTGTGTGCCGAACTCCTGTCTGCGGGCGACACGTTGCCGGGCACGCTCCTTCCCGCTCCCGATAAGCAGGACGGACGCTACCTCGGGGTGACCGGAGACGACCCCTTTCCCATCAGGGATATAGATGCCGACGCGGTCCTCATAGAATATTTTTCCATGTATTGTCCCCACTGCCAGGCGGACGCCCCGGATACGGTCATTCTGTATGGGCTGATCGAGGCGGACGAGGAGCTGTCCGGATCGTTGAAATTCATCGGCGTGGGTATCAAGAACAGCGACTACGAGGTCGATTATTTCCGGGATGAGTACGATATCCCGTTCCCGATGTTCTCGGACAAAACGGGGGCCTTCATGAATGATGCGGGCATTCGCGGTACACCTACATATATGCTGGTGGCCCGGGATGGTTCCGGAGAGATGATTGTTCTCTTCACCCAGGTGGGAAAAATCGAAGATACTGCCGATTTTCTCGAGGTGCTCAAATCTCATCTCGTCGACCGGTAGCGATCGTTTTTTCCGACCGGGTGCAGTGGATTTTTAAAAGACAAAACAGATTTCTGCGAAAAGGAAGCACGATGAAACTTGATGTGATTATACGGTCCGTTGTGTCACTTTTGGCGGCGGCGGTGTTCGTAGTTGTGTCGGCGGCATCCGGCGCCGGGGCGGAGCTTGAGGAATATATATATGACCCGGGTGTTCTCCCGGCAACCGACAGCGTTCTGAAGGTGGCGGTGGGGGACGAGGCGCCGGATTTTACGCTCCCGTCCATTGCGGGGAGCGATGTTACCCTCGGTGACTACCGGGGAAAGAAAAACGTGGTTCTTTCCTTCGTCCCCGCGGCATGGACGCCGGTCTGCTCGGACCAGTGGCCGGGATATGTGCTTGCCGTTGATCTTTTCAGGGAGCACAACGCGGTGCTCATCGGCATCACCGTCGATAACATCCCCACCCTCTTCGCTTGGACCCAGGAGATGGGGGAGGTATGGTTCGATGTGGTGTCGGACTTCTGGCCCCACGGGGAGGTGGCGGAGACGTACGGGGTGCTGAGACGTGACGGAACCAGCGAGCGGGCGCTGTTTCTCATCGATACCGAGGGGATCATTCGGTATATCGACGTGCACGACATCAACGAGCGCCCGGACCTGGGGGATTTGAAAGAGGCAATGGAGGCCCTGTAGAGCTGTTTGACACCTACCTGTAATCTTCCCCTGTGAAATCGTTCATAAAAAAACCCGGATCGCATCCGGGTTTTTTATCTGCGGCGGTTATGCCGTTTTCGGGCTAACGTTCTATTGACACATCGTCCTCTATCCGATAAAATTCAAAAAATCGATTTTCAAAAATGGGACGTATCCCGTGGAAGTGCTTCTTGAGATAAAGGTGATCTGGCTGTTGATCATTGTCACTTCGGTGGCGATGGTCGTCCGGAAGATCAAGCTCCCCTATACGGTGGCCCTGGTGGTGGTGGGGCTGGTGCTCGGGTTTTTCGACATCATCGGCGGCATTCACCTGACGCCCGATCTCCTCTTCTTTCTCCTCTTGCCCGCGCTCCTTTTCGAGGCGGCGTTTCATTTGGATATCGACGACTTTCTCAGGAACGCCTGGGCCATCGTCATCCTGGCGGTGCCGGGAGTGCTCTTGACCATGTTCATCGTCGGAGGGATCGTCGCCCTCGGCATAGAGATGACCAAAAGCGAGCTGACGTTCACCATCGGATACGCACTCCTTTTCGGCTCCCTCATCTCCGCCACGGACCCCATCAGCGTGCTCGCCATATTCAAAAAGCTGGGCATCAGCAAGAAGTTCACCGTCATCATCGAGGGGGAGAGCCTCTTCAACGACGGCACGGCGGTGGTCATCTTTTCGATCGCACTGGCGGCGCTCCAGGGCGGGGAGCTCACCCTGACCGACGGCCTGGTCCAGTTCCTCTTCGTGGTGACCGGGGGCATCGCCGTGGGGGCGATCCTCGGATTCGCCCTGAGCGTCCTCACCGCCCAGGTGGACGATCACCTCATCGAGATCACCCTCACCACCATCCTCGCCTACGGCTCCTACCTGGTGGCGGAGTCCGTGCACATCTTCGACATGCACTTTTCCGGCGTTATCGCCGTGGTCGTGGCGGGGATGATGAGCGGAAACTTCGGCACCCGCTACGGCATGTCCCCCACCACGAAGCTTGCGGTGTCGTCTTTCTGGGAGTACGTGGTCTTCGTGGTCAACTCGATGGTGTTTATACTCATCGGCATCGAGCTGTCGGTGGCCCACCTGGTGGAGCATATCGTGCCGATACTCATCGCCTGGGGGGCGGTACTGCTCTCCAGGATGACGGTCGTCTTCCTGTCCCGGCCCCTGGTCAACCGCCTGGGGAGCGATATCACCCCGAGGTGGGGGTGGGTGCTGGTGTGGGGGGGTATCCGCGGGTCAATCTCGATGGTTCTGGTGTTGTCCTT from Candidatus Zymogenaceae bacterium encodes the following:
- a CDS encoding ferritin family protein, with product MAKKAERALTMLNKALDMERKGMAFYEDAIKTCSNQVGKEIFQMLKEEERVHMDRIMKIYAHLEQNEDWTSEWKVIKPDHGDLEEFFTELAKRHGTDITADTSDIEALDVGLDFEQNAVAFYREHLSDAVETLEREFIEEMVAEERSHYKILGDMKLYLTDPEIWFREQEHGGLDGA
- a CDS encoding TlpA family protein disulfide reductase, with protein sequence MNGKTYIIAAAIIGLSILLAHPAVCAELLSAGDTLPGTLLPAPDKQDGRYLGVTGDDPFPIRDIDADAVLIEYFSMYCPHCQADAPDTVILYGLIEADEELSGSLKFIGVGIKNSDYEVDYFRDEYDIPFPMFSDKTGAFMNDAGIRGTPTYMLVARDGSGEMIVLFTQVGKIEDTADFLEVLKSHLVDR
- a CDS encoding peroxiredoxin; this translates as MKLDVIIRSVVSLLAAAVFVVVSAASGAGAELEEYIYDPGVLPATDSVLKVAVGDEAPDFTLPSIAGSDVTLGDYRGKKNVVLSFVPAAWTPVCSDQWPGYVLAVDLFREHNAVLIGITVDNIPTLFAWTQEMGEVWFDVVSDFWPHGEVAETYGVLRRDGTSERALFLIDTEGIIRYIDVHDINERPDLGDLKEAMEAL
- a CDS encoding sodium:proton antiporter, which gives rise to MEVLLEIKVIWLLIIVTSVAMVVRKIKLPYTVALVVVGLVLGFFDIIGGIHLTPDLLFFLLLPALLFEAAFHLDIDDFLRNAWAIVILAVPGVLLTMFIVGGIVALGIEMTKSELTFTIGYALLFGSLISATDPISVLAIFKKLGISKKFTVIIEGESLFNDGTAVVIFSIALAALQGGELTLTDGLVQFLFVVTGGIAVGAILGFALSVLTAQVDDHLIEITLTTILAYGSYLVAESVHIFDMHFSGVIAVVVAGMMSGNFGTRYGMSPTTKLAVSSFWEYVVFVVNSMVFILIGIELSVAHLVEHIVPILIAWGAVLLSRMTVVFLSRPLVNRLGSDITPRWGWVLVWGGIRGSISMVLVLSLPKDFPHRELILSMTFGVVFLTLIGQGMSMKPLLNWLGIGLVSEERRTYERMRGGLMAVSRAMEELEKMRERRTISQENYGLVYKDYKKRMDVYEKNISDLHLERELLRYEEAYAARRHLLIVQKDTLKTLVLQGMISEEAAGELTRRLDAELHLLEEQEEERLQEES